The following is a genomic window from Paenibacillus sp. FSL R5-0766.
ACATTCCTCCCTTTATCAAGCTACATGACCTTTCCAAGGCCTTACCACTCCGAAATTAAAGTCATTACGACTTATTGATTGCCTAATTCAATACCCACAAACGGATTTTCATCACGGTTCGCCGGGAAAATAAAGTTGGAAATTTTCTTCTGATAAACAGCCATTTTCTTAATATAAGAGATCGGTACGATCGCCGATTGCTCCTGAAGTGTTTTCAGGATGGAGCCATATAACTCCTGGCGCTTCGTCTCGTCTGTAGATGACAGGGCTGCATGCACCTGATCGTCCAGTTCCTTTTTCATCGGCAACGCACTCAGGGTCTCGGAAATCCCGAATCCAGGGCTTGCCACAACATTAATGAAGGAATGTGGATCATACGGCGCGCCATAGTTGTACCAGAAATACAGGTCGAAATCATTGGCTTTTAGACGTTTGATCTGAACCGTAAGTTCCAGCCCAGTGAGTTTTACCTTAACCCCAAGCTCACTCCATTCTGCCTGAATGGTCTCAGCCATCGCTTTCTGAATCGGGTCCGTCTTGTCAAAAATCATCTCGAAATCAAGCTGCTGACCATCTTTCTCACGAACCGTACCACCAGCCGGTAACTTCCAACCCGCTTCATCCAGTAAAGCTTTGGATTTCTCCACGTCATACGTGATCGGTTCCAAGTCTACATTGGTATACGGATAGTTTTTGGACAATACGGTATCGGCTGGTTCTTCCAAACCGGAAGTCACGCCTTCCACCATCGCCTTTTTGTTAAACCCTTGCTGGAGCGCCATCCGCACTCTGACATCGGACAGCTTTGGATTGGAAGAGTTCAGCAGCAAGCTGCGAGTGCCTACCGGATCAGACAGTTGGGTTACATACTCATCGTTGTCACGAAGTTGTTGGAATGCATCCAGACTGATCATACCTTCACCATAGATCAAGTCGAGATCGCCTTTTTCAAAAGCAAGGACACGGGTCTCCCCATCAGGAATGATCTTAACCGTAATCTGATCTACCTTCGGTGCTGTTCCCCAATAATTCGGGTTACGTTTAAAGACG
Proteins encoded in this region:
- the nikA gene encoding nickel ABC transporter substrate-binding protein, producing the protein MSVQHRKSSALTLATMLLLLFVIVGCSNTGSGDESSSAASDQTSTKSITMSWPRDIGTMNPHTYNPSQLFAQSMLYEPLISYQMDGKLEPALAESWTISDDGKVYTFKLRQGVKFSDGTPFNAEIVKKNFDAVMKNKDTHSWLGIVGVLDKTEVVDDQTFRMTLTEPYYPVLQDLSVVRPFRFLGEAGFPDDGDTSQGIKEPVGTGPWMLAEYKQDEYAVFKRNPNYWGTAPKVDQITVKIIPDGETRVLAFEKGDLDLIYGEGMISLDAFQQLRDNDEYVTQLSDPVGTRSLLLNSSNPKLSDVRVRMALQQGFNKKAMVEGVTSGLEEPADTVLSKNYPYTNVDLEPITYDVEKSKALLDEAGWKLPAGGTVREKDGQQLDFEMIFDKTDPIQKAMAETIQAEWSELGVKVKLTGLELTVQIKRLKANDFDLYFWYNYGAPYDPHSFINVVASPGFGISETLSALPMKKELDDQVHAALSSTDETKRQELYGSILKTLQEQSAIVPISYIKKMAVYQKKISNFIFPANRDENPFVGIELGNQ